One Glaciihabitans arcticus DNA window includes the following coding sequences:
- a CDS encoding LamG-like jellyroll fold domain-containing protein produces MAWIVSRWRILVASALAVALVLSLGVWFIQSDLASRNEAVDCSQLEADDFDLADTLATACDSDVEVLSARTPWQTSWATPRSDVRMELSAVPVRVQDEGSWKSLDTSLAADAEDGTLSAVAPVYPIELNAGGLAGRNDPLGSITRDGKRFDVWFPLSLPVPTVTDSQAIYDLAVGIKLFVSINIDGTGFLPVVELEDAAAADRFTGLLEAERIVSGGEAEGSDLEFETVASEGLTLTKDDDNAIHVVDGDGETHFLATSPLMWDSAGQTIPADTKATEVGPTDRTRTPADGDAIAAMGVDISGETIVISPDDSMLEDSETVWPVYIDPSFSGKGASSWEAVRSGGYTGTLHQWGDISASSPGQGSGYCSAAASCIKVFKQRLAWRFTGLSNVSVLAGADISSAQFRVNGVHSASCTAARTDFVRTSPISTASTWSNLTYSSTISGYRTEAHSVSCANRGFKEFNALQAVRYAADNNQTYINVGLKANNETTMTGWKRFRHDATLQFVYNRTPAVPSLLTLTDPVEPACTTGASRPAIATTTPTLSAIASDPDGLNVMAAFEVSAVATPTVVTWSSGNLAAAASGSRRTAAVPTAKLVDGGIYQWRARANDGALTSAWSPYCEFKVDTTRPLGPAVTALSAGTGIQAVYRENRISGGAHQAGSFSIDRGATGTDVTAFVYGFNNAGSTQTVTPDINGIATVSYTPAAAGPVTLSVKSRDAGGNLSLATNYTFTVATPTEDATWTLDEGQGATSAGSVGENPSSLTISGAQWGDGPHALFNSRQGDHALALDGVNDFASADLPVVDTEESFVVSAHVRLNAANIGQNSYTALAQDGAQTSGFRLEYDSTCIGMPSGCWAFAMSDTAAGGAEHSVQSAVTVKGDEWVHLVGERNATANTLQIWVCEIGTPENPAVGNPVVTSGADPTESWPASGAFTVGRGLTAGEMTGFWPGAIDNVRVFSGEVVSVEKIRRLCQGAEATDFDGRQAELDPTTEVE; encoded by the coding sequence ATGGCGTGGATCGTGTCGCGGTGGCGAATTCTTGTAGCCTCCGCTCTGGCAGTTGCCTTGGTGCTCTCGCTTGGTGTCTGGTTCATTCAGTCGGATCTTGCATCGCGCAACGAGGCCGTGGATTGCTCGCAGTTAGAGGCTGACGACTTTGACCTCGCGGACACATTGGCTACTGCGTGCGACTCGGATGTCGAAGTCCTTTCGGCTCGCACCCCCTGGCAGACCTCGTGGGCGACTCCGCGGAGCGATGTGCGCATGGAACTTTCTGCGGTCCCCGTTCGAGTTCAGGACGAGGGCAGCTGGAAGTCGTTGGATACGTCCCTCGCGGCGGATGCCGAAGATGGCACGCTGTCGGCCGTGGCGCCCGTTTACCCGATTGAGCTGAACGCCGGCGGACTGGCGGGGCGCAACGACCCTCTGGGTTCGATCACTCGCGACGGTAAACGATTCGATGTCTGGTTCCCTCTCAGTCTTCCCGTACCGACAGTCACGGATTCGCAGGCGATCTACGACCTTGCCGTGGGCATCAAGTTGTTCGTGTCCATAAATATCGATGGCACAGGTTTCCTTCCTGTAGTCGAGCTGGAGGATGCCGCGGCCGCCGACAGATTTACCGGACTTCTCGAAGCTGAGCGCATAGTTAGTGGTGGCGAAGCTGAGGGATCTGACCTGGAATTCGAGACGGTTGCGTCCGAGGGGCTCACTCTGACAAAAGACGACGACAACGCAATTCATGTCGTTGACGGCGACGGCGAGACGCACTTTCTCGCAACGTCGCCGTTGATGTGGGACTCCGCCGGTCAGACGATCCCGGCCGATACCAAAGCCACCGAAGTAGGCCCGACCGACCGCACTCGAACACCAGCCGATGGAGACGCAATTGCAGCGATGGGAGTCGATATCTCGGGGGAGACGATCGTGATCTCCCCGGACGACTCGATGCTCGAGGACTCGGAAACCGTCTGGCCTGTGTATATCGACCCGAGTTTCAGCGGTAAGGGGGCGTCCTCATGGGAAGCAGTCCGCTCCGGTGGTTACACCGGCACACTGCACCAGTGGGGCGACATCAGTGCTTCGTCACCAGGGCAAGGATCCGGCTACTGTTCAGCTGCGGCCTCGTGCATCAAGGTATTCAAACAGCGCCTGGCCTGGCGCTTTACGGGCCTCTCCAATGTCAGCGTGCTTGCCGGAGCCGACATCTCGAGCGCTCAGTTCCGCGTAAACGGAGTTCACTCTGCGTCCTGCACTGCGGCGCGCACTGACTTCGTGAGGACGTCACCGATATCTACCGCGTCGACGTGGTCCAACCTCACCTATTCGTCCACCATTTCCGGATACCGGACGGAGGCGCACAGCGTCTCGTGCGCGAACCGCGGGTTCAAAGAGTTCAACGCGCTCCAAGCGGTGCGCTACGCCGCCGACAATAACCAGACGTACATCAACGTCGGGCTCAAAGCGAACAACGAAACGACCATGACGGGGTGGAAACGATTCCGTCATGACGCGACCCTGCAGTTCGTTTACAACAGGACCCCTGCGGTCCCCTCGCTTTTAACTTTGACCGATCCGGTGGAGCCGGCATGCACGACGGGCGCATCTCGCCCCGCGATCGCGACCACGACTCCCACCCTCTCAGCAATCGCATCCGATCCCGACGGACTGAACGTGATGGCCGCGTTCGAAGTGTCCGCGGTAGCTACCCCAACGGTTGTGACGTGGTCGTCTGGAAACCTTGCTGCAGCAGCGTCTGGGTCCCGGCGAACAGCCGCGGTGCCCACCGCGAAGCTCGTTGATGGGGGGATCTATCAATGGAGAGCTCGAGCCAATGACGGCGCTCTCACATCAGCGTGGTCGCCCTACTGCGAGTTCAAGGTTGACACCACTCGACCCCTCGGTCCTGCAGTGACCGCGCTCTCCGCCGGCACCGGCATTCAAGCCGTCTACCGCGAGAATCGCATCAGTGGAGGCGCCCACCAGGCCGGATCCTTCTCCATAGACCGGGGCGCAACCGGCACCGACGTAACCGCGTTCGTCTACGGGTTCAATAACGCCGGCTCGACCCAGACTGTGACACCCGATATAAACGGGATCGCCACGGTGAGCTACACGCCAGCCGCAGCAGGCCCAGTCACGCTGTCTGTGAAGTCGCGAGATGCAGGCGGAAATCTTTCTCTGGCGACCAACTACACCTTCACTGTCGCCACCCCAACCGAGGACGCAACGTGGACTCTTGATGAGGGTCAAGGCGCAACCTCCGCGGGCAGCGTCGGCGAGAACCCTTCCTCGCTGACCATTTCTGGAGCCCAGTGGGGCGACGGTCCTCATGCGCTCTTCAACTCACGCCAGGGCGATCACGCCCTGGCATTGGATGGAGTCAATGACTTCGCGTCAGCCGATCTTCCCGTCGTCGACACCGAGGAATCGTTCGTCGTCTCCGCACATGTTCGGCTCAATGCCGCCAATATTGGGCAGAATTCCTACACAGCGCTCGCCCAAGACGGAGCTCAAACCTCCGGATTCCGTCTCGAATACGACAGCACGTGCATAGGGATGCCAAGCGGCTGTTGGGCATTCGCCATGTCGGACACTGCAGCAGGGGGTGCGGAACACTCCGTCCAGTCCGCCGTCACCGTCAAAGGCGATGAATGGGTGCACTTAGTGGGAGAGCGAAACGCAACAGCAAACACGCTTCAAATCTGGGTGTGCGAGATCGGCACGCCTGAGAATCCCGCAGTCGGCAATCCAGTGGTCACGTCCGGCGCAGATCCGACGGAATCCTGGCCAGCATCAGGTGCGTTCACCGTGGGCCGCGGACTCACAGCAGGGGAGATGACCGGCTTCTGGCCCGGCGCGATCGACAACGTGCGAGTTTTCTCCGGAGAAGTCGTCTCCGTGGAGAAGATCCGCCGCCTATGTCAGGGCGCCGAGGCCACCGATTTCGACGGCCGACAGGCAGAGCTCGACCCGACCACGGAGGTGGAGTGA
- a CDS encoding recombinase family protein gives MRHLGYTRVSTRSQDAKLQVDALVKSGVRERDIFSDVTSGSRTAISRPGIKKLLEHAQPGDTVVVWRVDRLGRSLIDVLNTVKLLRGRDIQVKSISDGIDPSTTSGRLMLNMLATLAEYERELITERVNAGITAARNGGTKFGRPLSDPVVVADKLKLVSDARAKGRTAEDAAKLVGWSRATLYRHQQALAARESTTV, from the coding sequence GTGAGACATCTTGGGTATACGCGGGTCAGCACCAGAAGCCAAGACGCGAAGTTGCAGGTTGACGCTCTGGTCAAATCGGGCGTGCGGGAGCGGGACATTTTCTCCGACGTCACCTCGGGCAGCCGGACCGCGATCTCACGCCCCGGGATAAAGAAGCTCCTCGAGCACGCCCAGCCTGGCGACACCGTCGTCGTGTGGCGGGTCGATCGCCTCGGAAGATCCTTGATCGATGTGCTGAACACGGTGAAGCTGCTCCGGGGGCGTGACATACAGGTGAAGAGCATCTCCGATGGAATCGACCCATCGACGACGTCGGGCCGGCTGATGCTGAATATGCTCGCCACCTTGGCCGAGTATGAACGCGAGCTGATCACCGAGCGGGTGAACGCAGGGATCACAGCCGCCCGAAATGGCGGCACCAAGTTTGGTCGGCCTTTGTCCGATCCTGTGGTTGTGGCAGACAAACTCAAGCTCGTCTCCGATGCCCGGGCGAAGGGCCGCACTGCGGAGGATGCGGCAAAGCTCGTAGGGTGGAGCCGGGCCACTCTTTACCGGCATCAGCAGGCCCTTGCGGCCCGCGAGAGCACCACCGTGTAG
- a CDS encoding recombinase family protein, giving the protein MTKLIGYARVSTRQQSSDRQETDLLAAGVRRDDLYRDHGVPGARASRPNFDRAIDALHAGDTLVVTTLDRLGRSTQNMLALSEELRVRGSGLRVLNLGGGDVDTSTPMGSMLFTIMAALAQMELEVKRERVVDSVSKRRKAGMDLGGRRQSISESQIRNAVRLVDGGEPAAQVARDLGMSRATFYRRSRALAD; this is encoded by the coding sequence GTGACGAAGCTAATTGGATACGCCCGAGTCTCAACGCGACAGCAGAGCTCGGATCGCCAGGAGACGGATTTGCTAGCTGCCGGCGTTCGGCGGGACGACCTTTATCGAGATCATGGAGTTCCCGGAGCACGCGCGTCGCGGCCGAATTTCGACAGGGCGATCGACGCGCTCCATGCCGGCGACACGCTAGTAGTCACGACGCTAGATCGCCTAGGTAGGTCGACCCAGAATATGCTCGCCCTCTCCGAGGAGTTGAGGGTTCGTGGCTCGGGACTGCGCGTTCTTAACCTCGGGGGAGGGGACGTTGATACGTCAACTCCCATGGGGTCAATGCTTTTCACGATAATGGCTGCTCTCGCTCAGATGGAGCTTGAGGTCAAGCGAGAGCGTGTAGTCGACTCTGTGAGCAAAAGACGTAAGGCCGGAATGGACTTGGGTGGGCGCCGGCAGTCGATCAGCGAAAGCCAAATTCGAAACGCTGTTCGTCTTGTGGACGGCGGCGAGCCAGCAGCCCAGGTGGCGCGCGACCTTGGGATGTCTCGCGCTACCTTCTACCGCCGCTCGCGCGCCCTTGCCGATTGA
- a CDS encoding FtsX-like permease family protein yields MFVALRDLRFARGRFVLIGSVVALITVLVGFLSGLTGGLATQNISAVLELPADRIVFSAPTTGEASATFSDSAITKQQATDWATTNGVTAAQPVGISQTRGEAGDTRAAIAVFGVETGFDSTTPSADGRLGLSDPAAKALDVTTGDDVTIAGTTYTVETIAGDGWYSHTPVVQMTLHDWQAYSAATGNPDAFATVLAVTGSPDWDAADSANSTVSEATLGSLMALSAFRSEIGSLLLMVVMLFGISGLVIGAFFTVWTMQRKGDIAVLKALGASTRSLVRDALGQALIVLLLGIGIGLGLVTVFGALAGTALPFLLSPITTVLPGVIMIVLGLAGAAFALRSVTSADPLTALGSNR; encoded by the coding sequence ATGTTCGTCGCGTTACGCGATCTCCGCTTCGCCCGGGGCCGGTTCGTCCTCATCGGTTCTGTCGTCGCACTCATCACCGTTCTCGTCGGTTTCCTCAGCGGCCTGACGGGAGGACTTGCCACGCAGAACATTTCGGCCGTGCTCGAGCTGCCCGCGGATCGCATCGTGTTCTCCGCCCCAACGACAGGGGAGGCCAGCGCCACCTTCTCCGACTCCGCTATCACGAAGCAGCAAGCCACAGACTGGGCGACAACAAACGGAGTCACAGCTGCACAGCCGGTGGGCATCAGTCAAACACGGGGCGAGGCCGGCGACACCCGCGCAGCGATTGCCGTATTCGGAGTGGAAACCGGTTTCGACTCCACCACCCCCTCGGCGGACGGCCGACTCGGTCTCTCCGATCCCGCAGCAAAAGCCCTCGACGTGACGACCGGTGATGACGTCACCATCGCGGGCACCACGTATACCGTCGAGACAATCGCCGGGGACGGGTGGTACAGCCACACCCCTGTCGTACAGATGACCCTCCACGACTGGCAGGCTTACTCGGCCGCGACCGGCAACCCCGACGCATTCGCGACTGTTCTCGCAGTCACCGGCAGCCCCGACTGGGACGCCGCCGATTCCGCCAACAGCACCGTCTCCGAGGCCACACTCGGGTCGCTCATGGCGTTGAGCGCATTCCGATCCGAGATCGGATCGTTGCTCCTGATGGTTGTCATGCTCTTCGGCATCTCCGGGCTCGTGATCGGTGCGTTCTTCACCGTCTGGACCATGCAACGAAAAGGCGACATCGCCGTCCTCAAAGCACTTGGTGCCAGCACCCGGTCACTTGTCCGCGACGCACTCGGCCAGGCGCTGATCGTCTTGCTGCTGGGAATCGGGATCGGCCTCGGACTCGTCACCGTATTCGGCGCTCTCGCCGGAACCGCCCTGCCGTTCCTACTCAGCCCGATAACAACCGTCCTTCCGGGCGTAATCATGATCGTTCTCGGGCTCGCCGGGGCCGCATTCGCTCTTCGTTCCGTCACCTCCGCCGACCCCCTCACTGCCCTCGGGAGCAACCGATGA
- a CDS encoding Mu transposase C-terminal domain-containing protein, with amino-acid sequence MDAAERWRVLRLHVEDQIPLTVLARETGISARTLHRWNQLYRASGVAALDPHDRIDKGARRTSAEIVAFIERLALTRPRPSIATLHRLAVNDAQALELPAPSYSTVRQIVRALDPALVTLALEGPVSYRDKHELVLRRRAEHPNQTWQSDHTELDILIVGADGKPDRPWLTTVMDDYSRAICGYMVFSGAPSAINTALALRQAIWRKTDPAWAMCGIPDILHVDHGSDFISHHLERTAIALHIRIIHSTVGRPQGRGKIERFFGTINSELLATLPGHLGPGSRTPTPVLNLAGLDRAVGVFIGTYNDRTHRELGMSPRDSWVADGWLPRMPESLQELDGLLLTVPKNRVVQRDGIHFQGQRYLAPTLAPFVGHTITIRYDPRDISEIRVYDRDTFICTAIDEAHPNLRLSLRDIETARRARRKQLRRAINDRIPTVATREEPRTPEPTKRRPKLRTYEEDE; translated from the coding sequence TTGGACGCGGCCGAGCGGTGGCGTGTTCTTCGGCTGCATGTCGAAGACCAGATTCCGCTCACGGTTCTCGCACGCGAAACCGGGATCTCCGCACGGACCCTGCATCGTTGGAACCAGCTTTACCGGGCCAGCGGCGTCGCTGCCCTCGATCCTCATGACCGCATCGACAAGGGTGCGCGCCGAACCTCAGCAGAGATAGTCGCGTTCATCGAACGGCTGGCCCTCACTCGACCACGCCCGAGCATCGCTACCTTGCACCGCCTTGCAGTGAATGATGCGCAAGCTCTCGAGCTGCCGGCGCCAAGCTACTCGACAGTGCGGCAAATCGTGCGGGCACTTGACCCGGCTCTGGTCACTCTGGCTCTGGAGGGCCCGGTCTCTTACCGAGACAAACACGAACTCGTCCTGCGCCGCCGGGCAGAACACCCGAACCAGACCTGGCAGTCCGACCACACTGAACTCGACATCCTCATCGTCGGCGCCGACGGGAAACCCGACCGGCCCTGGCTGACGACCGTGATGGACGACTACTCCCGCGCCATCTGCGGGTACATGGTCTTCAGCGGCGCCCCCTCAGCCATCAACACCGCCCTCGCCCTCCGGCAGGCGATCTGGCGGAAGACGGACCCAGCGTGGGCAATGTGCGGCATCCCCGACATCTTGCACGTTGACCACGGCTCCGATTTCATCAGCCACCACCTCGAGCGGACTGCCATCGCCCTGCACATCAGGATCATCCACTCGACCGTCGGCCGACCCCAGGGCCGCGGAAAGATCGAACGGTTCTTCGGCACCATCAACTCCGAACTGCTGGCCACGCTCCCCGGCCACCTCGGACCCGGCAGCCGGACCCCCACGCCGGTCCTGAATCTTGCTGGGCTCGATCGTGCGGTCGGCGTATTTATCGGCACCTACAACGACCGGACCCATCGCGAGTTGGGTATGTCGCCGCGAGATTCCTGGGTCGCAGACGGGTGGCTGCCACGGATGCCCGAAAGTCTCCAAGAACTGGATGGATTGCTCCTTACTGTCCCAAAGAACCGAGTTGTACAGCGCGACGGCATTCACTTCCAAGGTCAGCGCTACCTCGCTCCGACCCTTGCTCCGTTTGTCGGGCACACCATCACGATCCGTTACGACCCCCGCGACATCTCTGAGATCCGCGTCTATGACCGGGACACGTTCATCTGTACCGCTATCGATGAAGCCCACCCCAACCTGCGCCTCAGCCTTCGCGACATCGAAACTGCCCGCCGCGCCCGTCGCAAGCAGCTGCGGCGAGCCATCAACGACCGCATCCCGACCGTTGCCACTCGCGAGGAACCTCGCACCCCGGAACCCACTAAGCGGAGGCCGAAGCTGCGCACCTACGAAGAGGACGAGTGA
- a CDS encoding response regulator, with product MIRLVIADDHPIVRAGLNALFSLEPDFEVVAEAGTPDEAVDLAENSNPDVVLMDLQFGSHAAATGADATRRIRDLDAAPYVLVLTNYDSDADILNAIEAGASGYLLKDAPPHELIAAVRAAAAGESALAPVIASRLLNRMRAPQISLSSREIQVLDLVAAGRSNTEVAEELFVSETTVKSHLAHIFSKLNVNSRTAAVSAARRQGILR from the coding sequence ATGATCCGCCTCGTGATCGCGGACGATCACCCCATCGTCCGCGCGGGGCTCAACGCCCTATTTAGCCTTGAACCAGACTTCGAGGTTGTCGCCGAAGCGGGTACACCCGATGAAGCCGTTGATCTCGCCGAGAACTCCAATCCAGACGTCGTCCTCATGGACCTTCAATTCGGTTCTCACGCAGCAGCCACCGGCGCAGATGCAACACGACGAATCCGCGACCTTGACGCCGCCCCGTACGTGCTCGTGCTCACGAACTACGACTCAGACGCCGATATCCTCAACGCTATCGAGGCAGGGGCCAGCGGCTACCTTCTCAAAGACGCCCCACCCCACGAACTCATCGCAGCCGTTCGCGCGGCCGCAGCGGGCGAAAGCGCTCTCGCTCCGGTCATCGCATCCCGGCTACTCAACCGGATGCGTGCCCCCCAAATCAGTTTGAGCAGCCGCGAGATCCAAGTGCTCGATCTCGTGGCCGCGGGCCGATCAAACACCGAAGTTGCAGAAGAACTTTTCGTCAGCGAAACGACGGTGAAATCGCACCTCGCCCACATCTTCTCCAAGCTCAACGTCAACTCCCGCACCGCAGCCGTCTCGGCAGCACGACGACAAGGAATCCTCCGCTAG
- a CDS encoding DUF2269 family protein → METIFSILHVVAAVFIVGPLAIMPMTALRTLRTGDTARAATAAKGIRLFSYLSLLVAITGFGVMGMSDPKYDLTITTPWVLTSLILYGVALLATLAITAPALKHADGDRGASAYARATASSGIATLCLTAVVVLMVWKP, encoded by the coding sequence ATGGAAACCATCTTCAGCATCCTCCACGTCGTTGCCGCCGTATTCATCGTCGGCCCCCTCGCCATCATGCCGATGACCGCACTACGCACACTCCGAACCGGCGACACCGCACGAGCAGCGACCGCAGCGAAGGGTATTCGCCTCTTCAGCTACCTGTCACTGCTCGTCGCAATCACCGGATTCGGTGTCATGGGAATGTCCGACCCTAAGTACGACCTCACCATCACGACACCCTGGGTACTCACATCTTTGATCCTCTACGGCGTCGCACTACTCGCAACACTCGCCATCACGGCGCCCGCACTAAAGCACGCCGACGGCGATAGAGGGGCGTCCGCATACGCGCGTGCAACAGCAAGCTCTGGAATCGCGACCCTCTGCCTCACCGCCGTAGTCGTCCTTATGGTCTGGAAACCGTGA
- a CDS encoding sensor histidine kinase: MAHTALTPVFVGLRTGLHVLFIALTGLVIARAIFATTDASVTVIVVSVTLGLTYALGAVLTRITRARGLLRLGWLTVLTGEWMVLLWLIPDAAYLVFPLFFLYIHLLGRWWGAAAILVSTLVAICALGLHSGWTVGGVVGPLVGAGVALLIGLGYQALAREAEQREALVRELIATQGQLAATEHESGVLAERARLAREIHDTLAQGLSSIQMLLHAAERGDPGRPGIEHIRLARETAASNLAEARRFIRELTPPQLDDQTLGGALRRLARTQWASQGLDVQVRVSDTIILPMHLQTALLRIAQGAIANVIQHAHATTATITIAIENDQLQFTVADDGSGFDPLLNSKEATEKSDSFGLQAASERVQQLGGTLTVDSLPGHGTTLTVDLRLTEPE; the protein is encoded by the coding sequence ATGGCGCACACTGCATTGACCCCCGTTTTCGTGGGTCTGCGCACCGGCCTGCATGTCCTGTTCATCGCCCTCACCGGCCTCGTCATCGCACGCGCGATCTTCGCCACAACAGATGCGAGCGTCACGGTGATCGTCGTATCAGTGACCCTCGGGCTGACATACGCGCTCGGCGCAGTTTTGACCCGCATCACTCGAGCACGTGGCCTGCTGCGACTCGGCTGGTTGACAGTGCTGACCGGGGAATGGATGGTGCTGCTGTGGCTGATCCCTGATGCCGCTTACCTGGTATTTCCGTTGTTCTTCCTCTACATCCATCTCCTTGGCCGCTGGTGGGGCGCAGCCGCGATCCTGGTGTCCACTCTCGTCGCCATCTGCGCCCTCGGGCTGCACAGCGGATGGACCGTTGGCGGAGTCGTCGGCCCGCTCGTCGGTGCGGGCGTCGCGCTACTGATCGGACTCGGCTATCAAGCTCTCGCCCGCGAAGCCGAGCAACGCGAAGCGCTCGTCAGGGAACTGATCGCCACTCAGGGGCAGCTCGCCGCAACGGAGCACGAATCGGGTGTTCTGGCCGAACGCGCCCGACTCGCCCGCGAAATTCACGACACCCTTGCTCAAGGCCTCTCCAGCATTCAGATGTTGCTGCACGCCGCCGAACGCGGCGACCCCGGACGGCCCGGCATCGAACACATCCGACTTGCCCGCGAAACAGCAGCCTCAAACCTGGCCGAAGCACGCCGCTTCATCCGCGAACTCACCCCACCGCAGCTCGACGACCAGACTCTCGGCGGAGCCCTCCGCAGGCTTGCTCGCACTCAATGGGCAAGCCAAGGGCTGGACGTCCAGGTGCGAGTGTCCGACACGATCATCCTGCCCATGCATCTCCAGACGGCGTTACTTCGCATCGCCCAAGGAGCGATCGCGAACGTCATCCAGCACGCCCACGCCACCACTGCAACCATCACTATCGCCATCGAAAATGACCAGCTCCAGTTCACCGTCGCAGACGACGGGAGCGGGTTCGATCCATTACTCAATTCGAAAGAGGCCACAGAAAAGTCCGACTCGTTCGGCCTTCAGGCTGCGTCAGAGCGGGTGCAGCAACTCGGTGGGACCCTCACCGTTGATTCCCTACCTGGTCATGGAACGACTCTGACCGTCGATCTCCGACTGACGGAGCCCGAATGA
- a CDS encoding ABC transporter ATP-binding protein — protein MIRLNNITLTFPDGDTRVTAVDNISLTAHPGTVTGITGPSGSGKSSLLAVAATLIRPDSGQVLIDDIDATQLNPREATDLRRNNIGIVFQQSNLVPALTAREQLTVMNELGAQHSRRNRAKAAARADVLLDAVGLSDQGGKRPHQLSGGQRQRINIARALMNDPSVLLVDEPTSALDQERGASIIDLILRLTDELNTSTLLVTHDLVHLPRMHGVVHIVDGRFVDALATA, from the coding sequence ATGATCCGCTTGAACAACATCACCCTGACCTTTCCTGACGGTGACACTCGTGTCACCGCCGTCGACAACATCTCACTCACCGCCCACCCCGGAACCGTCACCGGCATCACCGGCCCCAGCGGCTCCGGCAAATCCAGCCTCCTCGCCGTCGCTGCAACCCTCATCCGTCCCGACTCCGGGCAGGTACTCATCGACGACATCGACGCCACCCAGCTGAACCCCCGCGAAGCAACGGACCTACGCCGCAACAACATCGGGATCGTTTTCCAGCAATCCAACCTGGTCCCCGCACTGACCGCGCGGGAGCAGCTGACCGTAATGAACGAGCTCGGCGCCCAGCACAGTCGACGCAACCGCGCCAAGGCCGCGGCACGAGCGGATGTACTCCTGGACGCAGTCGGACTCAGCGACCAGGGCGGCAAGCGCCCACACCAGCTCTCTGGCGGTCAGCGTCAACGCATCAACATCGCCCGAGCCCTGATGAATGACCCCAGCGTTCTCCTCGTCGACGAGCCGACAAGCGCCCTCGACCAAGAACGAGGAGCCAGCATCATCGACCTCATCCTGCGACTCACCGACGAACTCAACACCTCAACCCTGCTGGTGACCCACGACCTCGTCCACCTTCCACGCATGCATGGCGTAGTCCACATCGTCGACGGCCGATTCGTCGACGCCCTCGCCACGGCATAA
- a CDS encoding AAA family ATPase, with product MNQAFIVTKEHRRFTEFANAVRKEKTIGICHGAAGVGKTNSARRYANWDALEAYINEWGPRGERDAKHYALANRSRTVFYTPEVLCRPKDLMSELMHWQIKVGICADEYLRSLLPEPETVRQKDVTQLVELLIIDEAERLTPTALELLRDQHDRTHRAIILIGMPGIDERFRHYPQLYSRLGFSHHYRTLGRDELLFVLDRHWKRLGKTLDPDDFTDAQAIAAIERITRGNFRLLERLFPHINRVLKINQLDTITDDVIEAAASILVIGN from the coding sequence ATGAACCAAGCATTCATCGTGACCAAGGAACATCGGCGATTCACCGAGTTCGCCAACGCTGTGCGGAAGGAGAAGACCATCGGGATCTGTCACGGCGCTGCCGGCGTGGGGAAAACTAACTCCGCCCGTCGGTACGCGAACTGGGACGCGCTCGAGGCATACATCAACGAGTGGGGTCCGCGTGGGGAGCGCGACGCGAAGCACTACGCCCTCGCGAACCGATCTCGAACCGTCTTCTACACGCCAGAAGTCCTCTGTCGACCAAAGGACCTCATGAGTGAGCTGATGCACTGGCAGATCAAGGTCGGGATCTGCGCCGATGAGTACCTCCGCTCTCTCCTGCCGGAGCCGGAAACGGTAAGGCAGAAAGACGTCACACAGCTTGTCGAGCTGCTCATCATCGACGAGGCCGAGCGACTCACCCCCACTGCCCTGGAGCTGCTCCGCGATCAGCACGACCGCACCCACCGGGCGATAATCCTGATCGGCATGCCAGGCATCGACGAACGATTCCGCCACTACCCCCAGCTCTACAGCCGCCTCGGATTCTCACACCACTACCGGACCCTTGGACGTGACGAACTACTCTTCGTCCTAGACCGCCATTGGAAACGCCTTGGCAAGACCCTCGACCCTGACGACTTCACCGACGCGCAAGCCATTGCCGCGATCGAGCGCATCACCCGAGGCAACTTCCGCCTCCTCGAACGGCTCTTCCCCCATATCAACCGGGTACTAAAGATCAACCAGCTCGACACCATCACCGACGACGTCATCGAAGCCGCCGCCAGCATCCTCGTCATAGGTAACTAG